Within Diabrotica virgifera virgifera chromosome 7, PGI_DIABVI_V3a, the genomic segment gttatttaccagcaattttattgctggaatcgaatcttattattgtatgtattaataatatagatatgcaaagtccgcagatagtgtgctactttttttataaacaaaatggcgaccgaaaatcgtgtttttttcaatttttgctctataactccaaatattttaactttagacgaccaaaaacacccaaataaaaattcaccgcaattaaattctgcatagagacgtgtttttttcgatttactacgacgaaaactttccccggaaaaagcgggtttttccaacaaaatctttaattttcaactaaacttttagataagcagttgttaataaataattaaataacttggtaacgtaaaagcgctttccgtatatattataattccagaagtctacggaaattgaatgaacagtttagcaacaattaaaatgttaattaaaaatttacggtcgctataataacgacaataattatgatgcataagaataactatgattttttcataaaaagacactatacctatctaatgtactttacagaattgaaattggactatttaagcggcctcaggaatattttaaaattataaacaattttttggtttataaacaaatagaatatctcgagaaatattaaactaaattaaattgtgaaaacggtattcgaaagacagcggcaggacgcttcttttaaaagaaaaaacgtttaattatgacgagtggttcctgagatacaaccggtcaaagttgaccggaatttacggcaaagatataaacaataggatcataattttcaaaccatcacctttttatttttgtcctctttctccacaccaattttcatatctttaaaatcctcataacatatattattataataaaaactatcgataatacgtgtgaaaattgccaaaaatagcaaaattccaatcaaaaattaggttggagaaaatgtaaccctcaaagttcaaaatcggtatacgttaacaaaatgcattttctcggcttcccattgagcaatttccttcattcttttttttttgttccctaataactcgagtagagccatcgaactaatgcattattaaatgtcagacttgcttttgttttgttataatagattaattaatttataagaacagaaaattacatattttttccagttgtaggctttttttttagataaacttacaactagtgtaccttttaaagttaaaaacataagtattctcatttgaaagctgtataattatttaatcaatttttatttaaacaaattaaaatattgtgttataataaataaattaatttattataacaaaacaaaagcaagtttgacatttaataatacgttagttcgatggctctactcgagttacttgggaacaaaaaaagaatgaaggaaattgctccatggtaagccgagaaaatgcattttttttaacgtataccgattttgaactttaagggttacattttctccaacctaatttttgattggaattttgctatttttggcaattttcacacgtattatcgatagtttttattataataatatatgttatgaggattttaaagatatgaaaattggtgtggagaaagaggacaaaaataaaaaggtgatggtttgaaaaaccgcttttttcggggaaagttttcgtcgaagtaaatcggaaaaaacacgtctctatgcagaatttaattgcggtgaatttttatttgagtatttttggtttaaagttaaaatctttggagttatagagcaaaaattgaaaaaaacacgattttcgggcgccattttgtttataaaaaaagtagcacactatctgcggactttgcatatctatattattaatatatacaatcataagattcgattccagcaataaaattgctggtaaataacttttcccaaaaatggcctattctccgataatcagcccagactataagaCAAACCATCAGGTGTCTCTAAGAcgtgtctttaatttttaacgtCACTTTTGAAATTTGACTTTTGGCCGGCTAATTATTTAAAATCAACATATGtgcgtaggtttgctgctctctgtcCGAAGTGACTTTGCCTTCCTGAAAGAAAATAGTTTTCTTGTAGTAGGtataacaatatttttattattagcAACACAAAATATAATACTGGTTCCTTGTAAGACACTAATTTGATGTTAATAATTGCCAGGGCCGTGacgtgctatgatgcggcgaggcagtcgcatcaggcggcatcacaagggggcggcatagtcagtaaaataaaaaaattgtcagattgtgtaaaaatgctGTCATaaactatagaaaaaatgaaaagttacagacaatatggctactgaccaaatgaaaatttaatgaaattgcagaaaattttgatataaaatccgaatttcctgctgaaaatgaaattcgacCCAGAAGAAAAAAGAGTTTATTTGACTATGAAAAATCTGTGGACGAGCCCTTACCAGtgaaactaaatttaaaataaatttgttcatctatattttagacactgccgttaattctttgattgatcgattttcgcttctaaaaactcataataaaatttttaaatttttatgtatttttaaattgagaaaaataaatgatgaaacactagaaaaatattgtataaatcttcattcaatactttcaatagaaaaagaaaaaatatctgATGATATATAATGATCTTCTAAAAGAATTGCGTGATATATTtcaaatgataccatactccatgaaaccttttgaggttttgaactatttgtgccaaaatgatctaatttctttatacccaaatgtagttgtaaactaagaattttattaacactccctgtctcgaaaactaaaggggaaagaagttttttcataattaaaaatttgtttacGAAGCTCTATAAgataaacaaaactaaaaaaattagcacttatttcaatagagtTCTCACTAGCTGCTACACCTATCTATCTCCATTATCCACTATCTCCACTATCCTCTCACACTAATCTGATTGACGAGtgtgccaaaattaaagtcagaagcataggcgcaaaattggcttgcaatgctttttaaacgcattcactttttttcgaatcctgaaaaaactaataaatatttttgaaaaatttaaacgcagattgaaagattacattattaccgagggccgaaagtcccttagaataaacaaaaggtttcttttgaataagatatttgaaattaaaaattacactcaattttctctcttttttttcaccctgtaACCAATTCAAATACACATAGAGactttcaggaactttcggccctcggtaataatgtaatcttttattctgcatttcaatttttcaaaaatactaattagttttctcaggattaaaaaaaatgaatgcatttaaatatcattacaagcaaattttgcgcctacccacttaatgtagtgttaatacatatttcatttaatttaaagtatgttttgtatttaaaataaaagtgttcgttaagtttcaataatatttaaggggcggcatATGAAATTGTAAAAAACTAACACCATTGGAAGCAATTCtgcgatacaaaatattattgtaagtgtgttcacgaaaaaattaacataaaaaaaataaaaataaaaaaaaaagtttaaaaaaagtaaaataatgataaacaaataaaaaaaaacaataaaaaaaggaATTAAAACTAAACAAAATACTACATAAATGAAGCagtataaaaaaacaaaaaatacaattaaaaaaataaaaaatatatacatataaaaaaatgcactaaACAGAAACACACATTTTACTATCATAATAACATTTATCCTAGGGTGTGAGAATTTGAacaatcaatttatttatattggatcataaaaaaaatgctctttttatattttataaataaaaagtaagtctggctaattggtttaggccaaagccaattataaaaaaagggggcggcatttcgaagacatGCATCATATTAAAAAGATGTACCGCATGGCTCTGATAATTGTGAATATATTGTGCAAATAAATCAATGCATGCAAAACACATATACATATAGTGATACTACTTGATTGATTTCTAGTTTGCTTGTATGGGCTTTTACGTTTCTCGCATATATTTATCTCACACACCAACAGTTTTCccaaagtaatttttttgcaattatttttaATCTTTATTTTAATTTCTCCAGGTTCATCTTACCACAAACAAATCGCTAGTGGAGGAAGAATGGTTCCACGGTGTGCTTCCCAGAGAAGAAGTAGTGAGGCTGCTAAGCGTAGACGGTGATTTCTTAGTTAGAGAAACGACGAGGAACGACGAAAGTCAGACTGTTCTTTCGGTTTGTTGGGGAGGACATAAACATTTTATAGTACAAACCACCGCCgaggtaaataattttaaatcataAGTATGTATATAATTTTACATTAAGAATGAAATATTCTACCATAATGTTTCTTCTTGTTGACTGGCTTTACAAATCGAGGTGAGTCATTCCTCCATCTTCTATGATCTTGCGCTTCCATTCTCCATTGTTGTACCTcaatcctagataaatcggcTTTAACATCAttcttccatctttttctggggcggcctactgatcttctaccgccTGGTCTCTCAAAAATACTGTCTTTAACACTCCTCTCTTCCTCTGatcacatgacctgcccatcttctACATGAAAGTATTGCATAATGCATATGTATATCGACTTTATAAATGTGCTATTGGTTTGGTTGAtaacagtttggttttcgaagcGGTATGACTACTAGAGATGATTGGAAAGAAAGTTATATAGTTATACACATAACTAATAGACTATCTTCGAAACTTGATAGCTATCAAccggtagagcaggcaggattccgaaagggttaTAGTACAGCGGATCATCTTCTTACAGTCAGAACGCTAATAGAGAAAGCCAATGAATATCACTTGAACTTTGTTGATACATTGGCTTCGTTGATTATGAAAAGGTATTCGACTCCATAGAACTTTGGGCAATAGAGAGAGCTATGAACAACTGCaggatagattctcgatacagaatgctcatacataatatttataagaaagctaCAATGTAAATACAAATAGATGAGAAAACCAAAGCTATACCACAGAATTACTAACTACACAGAAGCGAAACTCTGGCAGAAAacggtaacataattttcatgcCCATGCGCTACGTAAgtggtgcaacctcacttttgcaactgacagtgacagttgtatttagttaaattttttagataataactacttgtcaaaaatatcaatcatttggaatggtctattccttagaacatcaagttctattctataagtggtgcacaaggtcaaatatttcggtcccaacaaaatcaatgtaaacgacagtcagattcgcttctgtgtAGTTAATAATTCTGTGGCTATACCAATCAAGAGAGGAGTTCGCCAGGGAGACGTtatttcaccaaagctgttcacactgGGACTTGAAGACGTCTATTATATATCTTTCTTTTCTAAACTTTCATGTCTATTATATCTGTGATtccaaatattttattgacatCTTCTTCTTTTCTGGACGGCAGAATAAGCATAATAAGATTCAGGCAATTGAATAAGAAAAACTCATTCATAATTAAGCTATCAAATATTGATTAGTCTGACGGTCATTAGTAGTTCTTTCGCAGCTTCTTCAAAAGTAGCCTAGAGTGGCAGTGTCATCCGCAAATGTACCAAAGAACATTATTTCTTAGTTTAGTTATGTATCATAAATGTATTTCCTTGTAAAATACGAATTTTTATTAGGTTTATCTTTAAATGAGCTTCATCCTATCTAAGTCTGAAGTAGTTTTCTAATATGATAAAAACAAATTTAAAGTAATATGTAATTTAAGAGATGTAGGTAAGGTCACAATATTCGCGTCTATGAaattatttcattattatttataatttattaaaataaataatttatttacacatTTGTCTTGTTTTAGGGCCATTTTAGGTTTGAAGGACCGGCATTTCCTAGTATTAGAGAACTTATTTTGTATCAGTATAATAGCGAATTACCAGTAACAAGTAGATCTGGTGCCATTTTACGTAATCCTGTACCACGTGAAACGTGGGAACTTAATAATGACAATGTAGTTCTACTAGATAAAATAGGAAAGGTAAGTATAAGATTACTAAATGTTCCATGAAATCAAATTCTTAAATTATATACTCAGCTACACTGGAAATTGGCTAGAATATGAATAGATGAATATGGACGGATATAGGAAAACTAttcgcgatgaaaaacaaagtatctgacctctggtggaataaatttaaactactataagtggtataaaagaaagaaaattgttgatttaaattaaatttggtCACTATTatgaaatttttagtaaatttcagcattatgagtacattaaaatattttaaatcaaatcgaCATTGTTCTGTTCCTCAGTTGAAttttgtttataccatttatatcggccattttcctacattcgacctgccctctatattcCGTTTCAATCGCGAATCTGCTCCTTATCTGCAGGTTCAGTTTTTAAATAGTTTCCAAATATGTACCcatatgtatatacatatatagtggctaaacacccctttaggggttacgccgcttacgctctctagatctatgttttgaggtagatcagtcctcatgttcgttatttaattttctcggttatttttctccactctttcctgtctctggttttttctttccaatgtcgtatgcccgccttgttgagatcacttactacttcttgtaaccatgtagatcttggtcttccacgtcttcttttgccagctggtgtccattccaatattgagaatatcgtcgtagttgatccggatctccatatttgtcctagccattttgctctttgctgttttattttacacactATATTCTCCTTAATTTCTTCCAGTAGCTCAAagttcgttctttgtctaaattcattgtcatttatttttattggtcctaatattgctcttagtatttttctttcttgtattctaaggttttcctcttgtttttttgtcatgctaagagtttcggctgcatacatcatcgtcggtcgaattattgttttgtatactttcatttttgatttcttactcaataacttattttataagtaattttttatttgcatcgaagctcttatttgctgtaataatcctttctttgatttcggtttgtctttctccattgtttgttattaatattcctaaatatttaaattttctacttcttcaaaagtgtattctcctaccctaacctttctgttttcaaagtttttgtcaaatctcattattttggttttttcttggtttatttttaatcccattacttttccttctgttaccatttcgtttaacattcgttccattgtttttctattttttgttattagcacaatatcatcagcgtatgctattatttgtccttctctcgttcggagggtgcctttgttgatcttcctgacgatgtattctagggcaagattaaacagagttgctgataatgaaataTACCCATATGTATCCAAGAAAATATCCCACAGGGACCTACTGCTTTTCCGTTTTTTATGTTTATAATGACTTGTTCATCTAATTCTGTCATTATAATATTCGATCTTGTCTTTTCCTGCAGTTCTTTCAATAATCTATCATCTTCAAACAATcttgttattctgaagctattttcttgtggcatttttgtaatgaactatttttaatagaaaacattaagaaaaccaaagtgatgtcaatccgaaaaaaccagAATGTACCTCAACCTGCACATTTTAGAACAGATTTCATCGAGATTGCACAAGAAGTGCTGCATAGGCAAGGCAAGGAACGAGAACTTTTGAatacagtgaaagttagaaaaacatcatacctaggccacatactgagaattATTAACTGCTAATATGATCAACTATTAGTGATAGGAACAATCGAGGGAAAGAGAAGACTAGGAAGGAAAAtactatcgtggctaagaaaaattttgaacatctgaaGACAGACAAGAGATTGCAATATTGTGGTAGCCAACCTCGATtgaggagagggaactttaagaagaaatCTTCAATCTTACCATGTTTCCAAAACTCTACATAAAAACTAAACCTCCATGCGTTATATGTCCCAAATATTGTCTTTTATGGTCCAACTTCTCTATCTTCATTATTCTTTTAACATTTCAACGTTCTTAACGTGAGAGAAGCATGAGATGCAGAACATGCAGAAACGTTCTACATGTCCACATCTCAAAGATGCATCTTCTTGTGCATCTCTCTTCAGTGTACACGATTtaactccatagtatagaacaatGTAAACGTTCAAATCTCTACTACAAAGAAACTTCTCTGTTTTAGGGTAATTTTGGAGATGTATACAAAGCGCAGCTAAAAAATAACAACTCCATAGTCGCCGTCAAAACTTGCAGAGTGACGTTGCCAGAAGAACACAAGAAAAAGTTCTTGCAAGAAGGCAGAATTTTGAAGCAATACGATCATCCAAATATTGTAAAATTGATTGGTATTTGTGTGCAGAAACAACCCATAATGATTGTTATGGAGTTAGTTCCAGGTATGTTTTAtagttaatatttttattatttatttatttttatacatttatttctATAATAAATTTATACTTTTGTAGTTGTATTATTAAATTCCCTATTTAAATATAAAGCCAtagaaaaaaatcgtaattgcgACTAGGCTGCTACCTTCTCTGTACATTTATGGTTTGATACGTCAATGTAACGTTTGGTTAGgcttatattttaataaataattttagtaaaaataagtaaaaatgctattaaacatttcttgaatttttattacaTTACTGACAAATAACTCTCCTATATACGTTACAAAAGTAACCAACAGTGGGAGTGACTATACTATCAATCCGAAAGAAGAAAGACATTCCAAGGCTTGTTTTAATTaggcatttttttttcaatggcTCCTTATTGAATTGTTTTAaatcacggttcttagacatttacGACGGTTACCTACTCCGACTAACTAATGAACATTATGCCCGCGATTGCGTCACGAGAGTACAGTAATTTGAATCTTAATATAACTAATCGgtgtttttatgtttttgatgtaTGGAAAGATAGTTGTGAAATAAAGATGTTTAGTGGATTATAATACCTAATTGTGGAAAAGTGTTGATATTTGGCTGGTTTGGTACTCAAAACTAATCAGGACCGGTTGTTTTACGTTTATCCAACGATTATTGCAAGATTTTCGGAAATCTAGGACTTCAATCTTCATTCTACACTGAAAATTTGTCGCTTGTACTGAATTTCTATCAATACTGGATTAACTATTGAATATATACCCTCCTTAGTAGTCAGCTAGGATTATGTGAATTAGAATTATGTACTTGTATAATGTattataagaatttaaataataggtaATAAAGGCCACACTACAGCCTGTACCTGGTATCCTCAAATTTCATCAACATTATTATTACGTTAATACATAATGAAATTTTAGCGTTCTAACCtaccttataaatatatattcttaTTTAAGCTCTTACAATAGGTACGATGTACAActataataaataacttttcatggataattcaaaataagtttttacaAGAAACGACACCAAAAtttcaaatacaaaaatataaagtaaactaGCATAATATAAGATAAATAATAACACAAGTAGGTAATACACAATAATACACATTCAAAGATCATTACCGCAACAAATCTAACACTGGGCTTgtgtactcttgtgacgtaagtcacatttaagtctccccaccacagtcggagtaggcaaccgtagtaaatgtctaagaaccgtggtttTAAACATTGCTATTGTTATTTTAGGTGGATCTCTACTTACCTTCTTACGTAAAAAGGCAACTCTTCTTGTTGAAGGTCAACTTATGAAAATGTGCCTTGATACAGCAAGTGGAATGAGGTATTTAGAATCCAAAAATTGTATACACAGAGATCTGGCAGCTCGTAATTGCTTAGTAGGTAAGTGGTCTCATAATATTGAAGTGTTATCTAACCTAACTGCCAATGTTTCACCAAATCATTAGTTTTTTCagaagaaaataattttaaacttagcaaaatcaaaaattaaatttttttatatcttttatcgataatttaattttttttacatgttTCGTTTTCAGGTTATAATAATGTAGTAAAAATATCAGACTTTGGAATGTccagagaagaagaagaatacataGTTTCAGACGGTATGAAGCAAATACCCATCAAATGGACTGCTCCCGAGGCTCTTAACTTTGGAAAATATACTTCTTTGTGCGACATTTGGAGTTATGGCGTCTTATGCTGGGAAATATTCTCTAAAGGAGGAACGCCATATAGTGGGATGAGCAATTCCAAAGCTCGAGAAAAAATTGATAGTGGTAATATAttgatatattttatatttggtcGTAAAAAAACTGACTAGTTTTGGTTGTTATTTATTGCTGTTTATTCTTAGCTATTATTCGGTCTTGCCCATCTTGTTTATCCGTTTGGTTGGTATTCGAATTCCTGTCTGGTTATATTATTTTGGTATTTCCTTAGTGTATGTCCAATTCATGTCCATTTCCTTCTTTTAGTCGTGACTTATTTTCTCTTATTTTGTTCTTCTCCATAGTtctatttgttattttattaggtcagtatattttttggatatttgtcAACGATGTATTTATAAAGGGTTTTAATTTTCTGGTAGTTGTTTCTTCCTGTTTTTAAGATTCTGCACCATACAATAATATACTGTTAATACAGCTGCTTTGATTTTGATTAATTCTGAAATATCGCGGTGTTCCAGATTTTTTTAAGGAGTTATATTAAGAAATGTCGTACCttttagtgatgttgaaaaagtaactattcgttacaaagtagattactatacagagagacaaatcgttactttgattactctgattacttcgtaccaatcgtatcagagcgagtaacgactattgtatctacaaccagtacacttgattactttctttaaaaaaataccaatcgtatcccagcgagtaacggacgggaccggtattttacgttATCGTAATATAtcgagtgttatcgaatatcgttatcggtatgaagcgttttaagggtgtgacggaatacctatacaaaatacctacttactgagaaatacgattctcgatatgattaccggtactcaaatacaaaagtaatcatagtaatcaaagtaacgaatactgcaaattattactttatacaaaagtaacgatttatcccttaaaaaacagatcggtgaaggtgattgttatatcggaatacctatacaaaatacctacctactgagaaatacaattctcgatgttttttttttttttttttttttttatttacaaaattgcaTCAACCACTAAGGGTCATTAGCATGGTACAATAATTACATAAATGGCTAAAATGTTACATTAAATTTTGTGAACGAGTCTTGCATTTCTTAAAAAGCTTATAGTTCTGTCGTTATTTAACCCGTTTAGGCACTCTTTAGATGTAGTCGGTAATCCAACTTGATGTCGCTCTAGGGTGTATAAAGGGCAGTCCACTAGCACATGGTTCACGGTGGTTACACTATCACAACTGTAGCAAATGGGAACTTGTTCGCCACTTAGAAGGTAATCGTGTGTCAACTTCGTGTGACCTATACGCAACCTAGAGATGCATACTTGGTCTCGTCGCTTTTGTGGGAGATTGTATACAGCTACCTCTTCTTTAATGTTCTTCATAGATGTCTCTGAATTGCTCCAGTGAAGTTGCCAATtctcacttattttgtttttaaaatgttgcttCAGGTCGCTATGTACGCATTTAGTGACTAATGTTGATTGTGGATTTTCTGTTGCCTCCCTTGCTAACTGATCAGctttttcatttccagttatacCACAGTGTGACGGAACCCAAAGAAATTTAACAAATCGATCGTTTTCTTGACATCTCATTAGTTCTGACTTTATAAGCAATAAGATGGGATGTTTTGCGTATAACTGTTTCATAGAGCTGAGGGCACTTAAAGAGTCAGTTATTATCAaagaattttttatgtttttattgtttacaaatgttattgcttgcaaaatagCAAGAAGTTCTGCTGAAAATACGGTTGATCTAAGGGACAGTGAGAAGGAGAAGTCTTGGTGTAAAGTTGTAAAAGAAGCCCCTACCCCATTGtcagatttagacgcatctgtaaaaatgtgGAAGTTCTTAGCAGAGTTTAATTTCTCTGCTGCTTTCTTTTTAATTATACTATGTGGTGTGTCATATTTGTCGTGGATAGTAAGACTTGTATCACAAATAGGCAGCTGTATTCTCCAAGGAGGTTGATGTTTAAGGTTAGTTACATTGTATGTCTCAGGAAAATGTATGTTTAAGCTATTTTGTAATCTCTGTATCCGGATATAAAACGGCGGACTTAATCTTTGTGAGGTGTTAAATGTCGATGTGAATCTGTCGGCAAACGTGTTTTTAAATGTCGGTATATGTGGATTAGCCGACAATTTAGCTGCATATACAAGGCTGAGGAAGTTTCTTCTTAGTTGGAGGGAAGGTTCACCTGATTCACAGTATAAGCTTTCAATCGGGCTAGTATGATGAGCTCCCAGCGCTATTCTTATCGCTGTATTATGTACAGGATCTAGTAATTTAAGTATTGGTGCTTTGGCTGAATTGTAAGCAACTGCGCCATAATCTAGTTTAGAACGAATAAGCGTTCTGTAGACAGTTATGAGTGTTTGGAAATCGGCTCCCCATTGTTTGTGAGATATGCTTTTTAATAAACTTAGGCCATTTTGAGTTGTTTGTCGAAGATGAAAGATATGATCTTTCCAGGTTAACCTATGATCTAATTTCATTCCTAAAAAGGTAGTTGATTCAACATAAGCAATAGGTAACGAGTTTAAGGTGAGATTAGGTGGTAATATGATGTTTTTTGGGTTCTTGCTAAAgaaaattgcttttgttttgtttggaCAAAACTGTAGACCACATCTCTCTGACCAATTTTCTAGTTGATTGATAGAGGCTTGTATATATCTGGTAAGTGTTAAAACATTTTTCCCTCTAGAAAATATGACAAGATCATCAGCATATAAGCGTGCTTTTACTAATGAACTAAAGGATTTAGAGATATCATTAATCGCAATAAGGAACAGTATTACGCTTAGTGTAGAACCTTGTGGGATACCGTTAGTTTGCATTGTTGGCTCTGAAAAAACATTATCTACACGAACTCTAAACTGacgaaatt encodes:
- the LOC114333219 gene encoding tyrosine-protein kinase Fer isoform X3 produces the protein MFTCFGIKRRNTEVHLTTNKSLVEEEWFHGVLPREEVVRLLSVDGDFLVRETTRNDESQTVLSVCWGGHKHFIVQTTAEGHFRFEGPAFPSIRELILYQYNSELPVTSRSGAILRNPVPRETWELNNDNVVLLDKIGKGNFGDVYKAQLKNNNSIVAVKTCRVTLPEEHKKKFLQEGRILKQYDHPNIVKLIGICVQKQPIMIVMELVPGGSLLTFLRKKATLLVEGQLMKMCLDTASGMRYLESKNCIHRDLAARNCLVGYNNVVKISDFGMSREEEEYIVSDGMKQIPIKWTAPEALNFGKYTSLCDIWSYGVLCWEIFSKGGTPYSGMSNSKAREKIDSGYRMPAPDNTPDEMYRLMLRCWEYKPENRPNFEQVYSVVETLCAAYRVTFC